The Nitrospira tepida genome includes a window with the following:
- a CDS encoding cupin domain-containing protein yields the protein MTVQLSDCVEFLAGDHTSLRELLHPGKQDLKLGYSLAHGRLAPGKRSKWHRLASSEVYYFLGGTGLFLIDQESRPVGAGSVVYVPPQATQSLSNTGTDEIEFLCLVDPAWRPEDEEICE from the coding sequence GTGACCGTTCAACTTTCCGACTGCGTGGAGTTTCTGGCCGGAGACCATACGAGCCTTCGGGAACTGCTCCATCCGGGCAAGCAGGACCTGAAGCTGGGGTACAGCTTGGCGCATGGGCGCCTGGCTCCGGGCAAGCGCTCCAAATGGCACAGGCTGGCGTCCTCGGAAGTCTATTACTTTCTGGGCGGGACCGGGCTGTTTTTGATCGACCAGGAAAGCCGGCCGGTTGGCGCCGGGAGCGTCGTGTACGTCCCGCCGCAGGCGACGCAAAGCCTGTCGAATACGGGCACGGATGAGATCGAATTCCTCTGTCTGGTAGATCCGGCCTGGCGGCCGGAGGATGAGGAAATCTGCGAGTAA
- the pssA gene encoding CDP-diacylglycerol--serine O-phosphatidyltransferase produces MKTNGMRGAFAKGNRKRQAMYLIPNLCTTGNLFCGVFAVLSVFNGDHLAAAIAILVAMIFDMLDGKLARLTHSTGQFGVEFDSLSDVVSFGVAPGLLIYSFALTEHGMFGVAVMFAYVAMGAVRLARFNATVATADSKYFTGLAIPAAAGVIASLVIFDLHITKMGSEVKPILILIITLSLAFLMVSTLKYRSFKDLKFRRGQHFTYLVWGILALMLIVAWPQVMLFVTFAGYAVSGPLARVVALLTKTAGKRGTRPETPVMEHRE; encoded by the coding sequence ATGAAAACGAACGGCATGCGCGGCGCCTTTGCCAAGGGCAATCGAAAACGACAGGCCATGTACCTGATTCCCAACCTGTGCACGACCGGGAATTTGTTCTGCGGCGTGTTCGCTGTCCTCTCGGTCTTCAACGGCGACCATTTGGCTGCCGCGATCGCGATTCTCGTCGCGATGATCTTCGACATGCTGGACGGCAAGCTGGCCAGGCTGACGCACAGCACCGGCCAGTTCGGCGTCGAGTTCGATTCGCTGTCGGACGTCGTGTCATTCGGAGTGGCCCCGGGCCTGCTGATCTATTCCTTCGCCTTGACCGAGCACGGCATGTTCGGCGTCGCGGTGATGTTCGCCTACGTGGCGATGGGAGCGGTGCGGCTGGCCCGGTTCAATGCTACGGTCGCCACCGCGGACAGCAAGTACTTTACAGGGCTGGCGATTCCGGCTGCGGCGGGAGTGATCGCCTCGCTGGTCATTTTCGATCTTCACATCACGAAGATGGGGTCCGAGGTCAAGCCGATCCTGATCCTGATCATCACGCTCAGCCTCGCGTTCCTGATGGTCAGCACGCTCAAGTATCGCAGCTTCAAGGATCTCAAATTCAGGCGAGGGCAGCACTTCACCTATCTCGTGTGGGGCATTCTCGCGCTGATGTTGATTGTGGCCTGGCCTCAGGTTATGTTATTCGTCACATTTGCTGGATATGCGGTGTCGGGCCCGTTGGCCCGTGTGGTAGCCCTGCTGACAAAAACAGCGGGCAAGCGGGGCACCAGGCCGGAAACGCCCGTGATGGAACATCGAGAGTAG
- a CDS encoding 2-isopropylmalate synthase → MDSLRMIRIFDTTLRDGEQSPGASMNVEEKVMVAKQLARLGVDVIEAGFAYSSPGDFEAVRRIANEVEGPTICSLARARPEDIDRAWEALKGAPKVRIHTFLSTSDIHLKHQFRMTRAEAKRRAVEMVHHARSYVEDVEFSPMDASRSDPEYLYEVIEAVIAAGAGTVNIPDTVGYAVPWEFGGLIRGIRERVPNSAQAVISVHCHNDLGLAVANSLAAILEGAGQVECTINGIGERAGNTSLEEIVMGLRTRRAFYGADTRVNTEEILKASRLVSKITGMIVQPNKAIVGANAFAHASGIHQDGLLKDKTTYEIMRPESIGLVDSKMVMGKLSGRHAFRQRLEELGYRLSDEELNQAFERFKRLADQKKDIYEEDLESIVSDELAKIAERVTLRSLHVESGTNQQPTATIELSLDGQVVKQTGHGDGPVDAVFRTMAAMTGTKAKLLMYAVKAITGGTDALGEVSVRLEEGGRVVSGHGSDTDIIVASGRAYLNALNKLAYWASKDAAGLQKVSLI, encoded by the coding sequence ATGGACAGCCTGCGGATGATCCGAATTTTTGATACCACGTTGCGGGACGGCGAACAGTCGCCCGGCGCGAGCATGAACGTCGAAGAAAAGGTCATGGTCGCCAAGCAACTGGCCCGTCTGGGGGTGGATGTGATCGAGGCGGGGTTCGCCTACAGCTCGCCGGGTGATTTCGAGGCAGTCCGCCGGATCGCCAACGAGGTGGAGGGCCCGACCATTTGCAGTCTGGCGCGGGCCCGCCCGGAAGACATCGATCGGGCCTGGGAAGCCTTGAAGGGGGCTCCCAAGGTGAGGATTCATACGTTTCTGTCCACCTCCGACATTCACCTCAAACATCAGTTCAGGATGACCCGTGCGGAGGCCAAGAGGCGGGCGGTCGAGATGGTCCATCACGCCAGGAGCTACGTGGAGGACGTGGAGTTTTCCCCCATGGACGCGAGCCGGTCGGACCCCGAGTATCTGTATGAAGTGATCGAGGCCGTCATCGCCGCCGGCGCCGGCACGGTCAATATCCCCGACACGGTGGGCTATGCGGTCCCCTGGGAATTCGGCGGGTTGATCCGCGGCATTCGCGAGAGGGTGCCGAACAGTGCTCAGGCCGTGATCTCTGTCCATTGCCATAACGACCTCGGGCTGGCGGTGGCCAACTCGTTAGCCGCGATCCTGGAAGGGGCGGGCCAGGTCGAATGCACCATCAACGGCATCGGCGAGCGGGCCGGCAACACGTCGCTCGAAGAGATCGTCATGGGACTGCGCACCAGACGGGCGTTCTACGGGGCCGACACCAGGGTCAACACCGAAGAAATTCTGAAGGCCAGCCGGTTGGTCAGCAAGATCACCGGCATGATCGTGCAGCCCAACAAGGCGATCGTCGGGGCCAACGCCTTCGCCCATGCCTCCGGCATTCACCAGGACGGGCTGCTGAAGGACAAGACGACCTACGAGATCATGAGGCCGGAATCGATCGGGCTGGTGGACAGTAAGATGGTCATGGGCAAATTGTCGGGCCGGCACGCATTCCGGCAACGGCTCGAAGAACTGGGCTATCGCTTGTCCGACGAGGAGCTGAATCAGGCCTTCGAGCGGTTTAAGCGGTTGGCCGATCAGAAAAAGGACATTTATGAGGAAGATCTGGAGAGCATCGTCTCCGATGAGCTGGCCAAAATCGCCGAACGGGTGACGCTCCGGTCCTTGCACGTAGAGAGCGGCACGAATCAACAGCCGACGGCGACGATCGAGCTGAGTCTCGACGGGCAAGTCGTCAAGCAGACAGGCCATGGCGACGGGCCGGTGGACGCGGTCTTTCGGACGATGGCGGCCATGACCGGCACCAAGGCCAAGCTCCTGATGTATGCGGTCAAGGCGATCACCGGCGGCACCGATGCGCTGGGCGAAGTCTCGGTCCGGCTGGAGGAAGGCGGACGGGTGGTGTCCGGCCACGGGTCGGACACGGACATTATCGTGGCGTCCGGCCGTGCCTATCTCAACGCGCTCAATAAACTGGCCTATTGGGCCAGCAAGGATGCCGCAGGCCTCCAGAAGGTCAGCTTGATTTGA